The candidate division WOR-3 bacterium genome has a window encoding:
- a CDS encoding glycosyltransferase family 4 protein, with protein MATRICILTSSHTVHDTRIFHREAKTLARAGYQTVLAGIGTNHIKSAPHLAAVKNPVVIYQFPAPGSRISRFIFSLPRYLRFALRMRADIYHLHDPELLPLALILKTLNRRVVCDIHEDYYRQIPDKRYIPRPFRTLLASLYNNWEKFVARHIDGVVTATDTIAQRLSSSARHLVTVKNYPEPFPSHQPAPSHSAQSAPNGQFRIVHLARILTPERGITLLLDALAQLPDCELLLAGKFSPSSYENEIKNHPAYPRVRHLGVIPHLDCFRWYATSNVGVVPSLPVLGYEFALPVKMFEFMSAGLPVIVPDFPPLRAIIKECACGLTFSPGDATSLADALRTIKFHPEQAREMGKNGQDAVNKIYNWSNEEKKLLKFYERII; from the coding sequence ATGGCAACCCGCATCTGCATCCTGACTTCCTCCCATACCGTGCACGATACCAGGATATTCCATCGGGAAGCTAAAACCCTTGCCCGGGCAGGCTATCAAACTGTCCTCGCCGGCATCGGCACGAATCACATCAAGTCCGCCCCACATCTCGCCGCCGTTAAAAACCCTGTTGTCATTTACCAATTCCCTGCGCCCGGCTCGCGAATTAGCCGGTTTATCTTCTCCTTACCGCGCTATCTGCGCTTTGCTCTGCGAATGCGCGCCGATATCTACCACCTTCACGACCCGGAACTACTTCCCCTCGCCCTCATCCTAAAAACCCTCAACCGCCGAGTCGTGTGTGACATCCATGAAGACTACTACCGTCAGATACCGGATAAACGCTATATCCCGCGACCTTTCCGGACCCTTCTTGCCTCCCTGTACAACAACTGGGAAAAGTTCGTTGCCCGGCACATCGATGGTGTTGTCACCGCCACGGACACAATTGCTCAGCGCCTCTCTTCATCCGCGCGCCATTTGGTAACGGTGAAAAACTATCCCGAGCCGTTTCCTTCTCATCAACCGGCACCTTCTCATTCTGCACAATCAGCGCCCAACGGACAATTTCGTATCGTCCACCTTGCCCGCATCCTCACACCGGAACGGGGTATCACCCTGCTTCTTGACGCCCTTGCCCAACTGCCCGATTGTGAACTGCTCCTCGCCGGCAAATTCAGTCCATCGTCTTACGAGAACGAAATCAAAAATCACCCCGCATATCCCCGCGTACGCCATCTTGGTGTCATACCCCATCTCGATTGCTTCCGATGGTACGCAACAAGCAATGTCGGTGTTGTCCCTTCATTGCCGGTTCTCGGCTACGAATTCGCTCTGCCGGTAAAGATGTTTGAGTTTATGAGCGCGGGCCTGCCCGTAATTGTACCCGACTTTCCGCCCCTGCGCGCCATCATCAAGGAGTGCGCCTGCGGCTTGACTTTCTCACCGGGCGATGCAACCTCGTTAGCCGATGCGCTCCGGACAATAAAATTCCATCCGGAACAAGCCCGCGAGATGGGAAAAAACGGCCAGGATGCCGTGAATAAAATCTACAACTGGTCAAATGAAGAAAAAAAACTTTTGAAGTTTTATGAACGGATTATTTAA
- a CDS encoding DegT/DnrJ/EryC1/StrS family aminotransferase, which produces MKIPLAAPDITTLEHRAIQAVLKTGRLALGSYATRFENKLARLVQRRYAVATNSGTAALHLAVRALGLKHGDEVITTPFSFCASANCLLYEGVKPVFVDIDPKTLCIDPAKIESAITPRTRAILAVDIFGHPANWNALTALARRHRLFLIEDACEALGSALRTPQGRKRCGTFGTISTFAFYPNKQITTGEGGMLLTNNYRLSQLCRSMTNQGRAGFNGKWLSHIRLGYNYRLDEMSAALGWVQLRRLPVILKRRRRVARLYTQLLASIPQIQTPSAAPGAFVQWFVYCIRLAPEINRDKIIAHLQNQGIGCAPYFPPIHLLPFYRSGFGYKPGAFPVTEKIARQTLALPFYSKLKAEQIYYIVSCLQKAIKQQGV; this is translated from the coding sequence ATGAAAATTCCTCTTGCCGCACCCGACATCACCACCCTGGAACATCGTGCCATTCAGGCCGTTCTTAAAACTGGCAGGCTGGCACTCGGTTCCTATGCCACCCGATTTGAAAACAAACTCGCCCGGCTTGTCCAGCGCCGCTACGCTGTTGCCACCAACTCTGGCACCGCCGCTTTACATCTGGCGGTGCGCGCCCTCGGTCTCAAACACGGTGACGAAGTCATCACCACGCCGTTTTCCTTTTGTGCCTCGGCGAATTGCCTACTCTACGAAGGGGTAAAACCGGTATTTGTCGATATCGACCCCAAAACGCTCTGTATCGACCCGGCGAAAATTGAATCTGCCATCACCCCGCGCACCCGCGCCATCCTCGCCGTTGACATATTCGGTCACCCCGCCAACTGGAACGCCCTTACCGCCCTTGCCCGGCGCCACCGCCTTTTCCTCATTGAAGATGCCTGCGAAGCTCTGGGCAGCGCCCTGCGCACGCCCCAGGGGCGAAAGCGCTGCGGCACCTTTGGAACCATCTCCACCTTTGCCTTTTACCCCAACAAACAGATTACCACCGGTGAAGGTGGCATGCTTCTCACCAACAACTACCGTTTGAGTCAACTCTGCCGCTCTATGACCAATCAGGGTCGAGCTGGCTTCAACGGCAAGTGGCTCTCCCACATCCGGCTCGGCTACAACTACCGCCTCGATGAAATGAGCGCCGCCCTTGGCTGGGTACAACTGCGTCGTCTGCCAGTTATCCTCAAACGCCGGCGCCGCGTTGCCCGGCTTTACACGCAGCTCCTTGCCTCAATACCACAGATTCAAACTCCCAGCGCTGCTCCGGGTGCCTTCGTCCAGTGGTTCGTTTACTGTATCCGCCTTGCCCCTGAAATCAACCGCGACAAAATCATCGCTCACCTCCAAAATCAGGGCATTGGCTGCGCGCCCTACTTCCCGCCCATTCACCTTTTGCCCTTCTACCGCTCCGGTTTCGGCTATAAGCCCGGCGCCTTTCCGGTCACAGAAAAGATTGCCCGCCAGACTCTTGCCCTTCCTTTTTACAGCAAATTAAAGGCCGAACAAATTTATTATATCGTCTCTTGCCTGCAAAAGGCAATAAAACAACAGGGGGTCTAA
- a CDS encoding oligosaccharide flippase family protein, whose product MAFTRSSPAENPLPRFAVRTLHMPFGVSHLTLTRALTVTLLTTLSKILGFVREMLLAHIFGTAPIVDAYRVGETITTVGGGFISNTFDVSALPLLVERKLCKDEVSSRNLFASLWTIGLLFALAIALITFIAAPFLVSIFAPKIGPQTRTLALTVTRLMAIVPAALILISATAAYHNSRRKFAIPRLIDPVINLVAILFIVIWAKKSGTFALAAGWSSGHLIGLVVTVAPLIFTGHRLLRSVRDPGVREFFLLSLPLLAFLFIRPVNLALGRLFSSFLPSGSIAILGYADRLFAFPCNLIAASIGTIFFTRASELAATGKSLHLRRQTGQLLKISTLILIPATVLLLFIARPLVRLLYEHGAFTPEAGAKTALALAILGLGLMPFTAAAILTAYFRGQKNTRTPVIAALLGAGTTALIDFVLVHPLGIPGLALGSTAGLTTNMGYLLCAFQRDKASAPRTDLR is encoded by the coding sequence ATGGCATTTACCCGCTCCTCACCCGCGGAAAACCCCTTGCCCCGCTTCGCAGTTCGTACCCTCCATATGCCGTTTGGTGTTTCGCACCTTACCCTGACTCGTGCCTTAACCGTAACCCTGCTTACCACCCTATCGAAAATCCTGGGATTTGTCCGGGAAATGCTCCTTGCCCACATCTTCGGCACCGCCCCAATTGTTGACGCCTACCGTGTCGGCGAAACAATCACCACCGTTGGTGGTGGTTTCATCTCCAACACCTTTGATGTTTCCGCCCTGCCTCTGCTGGTGGAACGCAAACTGTGTAAAGACGAAGTCAGTTCCCGTAACCTCTTTGCCTCGCTTTGGACCATCGGTTTACTTTTTGCTCTTGCCATCGCCCTTATCACCTTTATTGCCGCACCCTTTTTGGTATCCATCTTCGCCCCGAAAATCGGCCCACAAACCCGCACCCTTGCACTCACCGTCACCCGTCTTATGGCAATTGTCCCGGCGGCGTTAATCCTTATCTCTGCTACTGCCGCCTATCACAACTCCCGGCGCAAATTTGCCATTCCGCGTCTCATCGACCCGGTTATCAATTTAGTTGCCATCCTGTTTATCGTAATCTGGGCAAAAAAAAGCGGCACATTTGCCCTCGCTGCCGGCTGGAGCAGTGGCCATCTCATTGGCTTGGTGGTAACAGTGGCACCTCTCATCTTTACCGGTCATCGACTTCTTCGTTCCGTGCGCGACCCCGGAGTTCGGGAGTTTTTTCTCCTCTCTTTGCCCCTCCTTGCCTTCCTTTTCATCCGACCGGTCAATCTCGCCCTGGGCCGGCTCTTCTCCTCTTTTCTCCCTTCGGGCAGTATCGCCATCCTTGGCTATGCCGACCGGCTCTTTGCTTTCCCCTGCAACCTCATCGCCGCCTCAATTGGAACAATATTTTTTACGCGGGCGAGTGAACTTGCCGCAACCGGCAAATCCCTTCATCTCCGCCGGCAAACCGGACAGCTTCTTAAAATCTCAACTCTCATCCTCATCCCGGCAACCGTTCTCCTTCTATTTATCGCCCGTCCGCTGGTCCGGTTGCTTTACGAGCACGGTGCCTTTACCCCGGAAGCGGGCGCAAAAACTGCGCTCGCCCTCGCCATTCTCGGGTTGGGTCTGATGCCATTCACCGCCGCCGCTATCCTCACCGCTTACTTTCGCGGTCAAAAAAACACCCGGACACCGGTCATCGCTGCCCTGCTGGGCGCGGGCACCACCGCCTTGATTGATTTCGTTCTTGTCCATCCTCTTGGCATCCCGGGATTGGCACTGGGCTCAACCGCTGGCTTGACAACCAATATGGGTTACCTTTTGTGTGCTTTTCAGCGCGACAAAGCGTCCGCGCCCAGAACGGATTTGCGATGA
- a CDS encoding undecaprenyl/decaprenyl-phosphate alpha-N-acetylglucosaminyl 1-phosphate transferase, with amino-acid sequence MTPVLFIIFTISASLLLNTILARLALQYNWCDHPGKAKIHPKPVPFTGGIGILLTWSCTLLILTTFQPKIPILRLIIPAAAALLIGTFDDFYWKQRTVPGLKLLLQIALALSISLLLNTAWQPSPSHSLGITTFSLAYILLAINAFNLADGLDGLAGGQALISFLGLSTVYALLNKNEFLLPLLLLVATITGFLILNLQHPSRLFLGDGGSHLLGATFATFTLNLMSLRVSEKEISSPAPLPHWCAIDIWTAIALLLFIGAPLVDLIWVTIRRIYLHKPLFSSDRNHLYDILATTGLGPRCTVFIFWFGHALLVLTGVTMLLLEVG; translated from the coding sequence ATGACACCAGTTTTATTCATCATCTTCACCATCTCGGCATCTCTTCTCCTCAACACCATCCTTGCCCGCCTTGCGCTCCAGTACAACTGGTGCGACCACCCGGGAAAAGCCAAAATCCACCCCAAGCCTGTTCCATTTACCGGCGGTATCGGCATCCTTTTGACCTGGAGTTGCACCCTTCTTATTCTTACGACCTTCCAGCCCAAAATCCCGATTTTGCGACTTATCATCCCGGCTGCCGCCGCTTTGCTCATCGGTACCTTTGACGACTTTTACTGGAAACAACGCACCGTTCCCGGACTCAAACTCCTTCTTCAAATTGCCCTTGCCCTGAGCATCTCCCTTCTGCTCAACACTGCCTGGCAGCCATCTCCTTCCCATTCGCTGGGTATTACTACCTTCTCCCTCGCCTACATCCTGTTGGCAATCAATGCCTTTAACCTTGCTGATGGCCTTGACGGTCTTGCCGGGGGACAGGCACTCATCTCCTTCCTCGGTTTGTCAACGGTTTATGCCCTACTGAACAAAAACGAATTCCTCCTGCCGCTTCTCCTCCTCGTGGCAACAATTACCGGATTCCTCATACTGAACCTCCAGCACCCGTCACGCCTTTTCCTCGGAGATGGTGGTAGCCATCTTCTTGGGGCGACCTTTGCAACCTTCACCCTGAACCTTATGTCATTGCGCGTTAGCGAAAAAGAAATCTCGTCCCCTGCTCCTCTGCCGCATTGGTGCGCTATCGACATCTGGACCGCAATTGCCCTGCTCCTCTTTATCGGCGCACCGCTCGTTGACCTGATTTGGGTCACAATCCGCCGTATCTATCTCCATAAACCCCTCTTTTCCTCAGACCGCAATCACCTCTACGACATCCTCGCAACTACCGGGCTCGGTCCCCGTTGTACCGTGTTCATCTTCTGGTTCGGACACGCCCTCCTTGTCCTCACCGGTGTCACCATGCTCCTTTTGGAGGTCGGATGA
- a CDS encoding PIG-L family deacetylase, with the protein MNGLFNRVLFLGAHTDDEFGCSGTIARLIEEKKEVFYMAFSTCEESVPKGFPPDILKKECFTAVTKLGVKPENWQLFDFRVRRFPEFRQEILEELVRCRQQLNPDLVFLPASSDIHQDHRVIFEEGLRAFKHTSILGYELPMNTLTFRHVCFVPLEEHHIQRKIESLAAYQSQRFRSYTGEDFIRSLARVRGVQAGVQFAEAFEVVRWIWK; encoded by the coding sequence ATGAACGGATTATTTAACCGAGTATTGTTTTTAGGCGCCCACACCGACGATGAGTTCGGTTGTTCGGGCACAATTGCCCGCCTGATTGAGGAGAAAAAAGAGGTTTTCTATATGGCATTTTCTACCTGCGAAGAATCGGTACCAAAAGGGTTCCCGCCTGACATTTTGAAAAAGGAGTGCTTTACCGCGGTGACAAAACTCGGTGTTAAACCGGAAAACTGGCAGCTCTTTGACTTTCGGGTTCGCCGCTTCCCTGAATTTCGCCAAGAAATCCTTGAAGAACTTGTCCGCTGCCGGCAACAGCTCAACCCCGACCTCGTATTTCTGCCGGCATCATCGGACATCCATCAGGACCACCGGGTGATTTTTGAAGAAGGTTTACGGGCATTCAAACACACCTCAATCCTCGGTTACGAACTTCCGATGAACACCCTTACCTTCCGTCATGTTTGCTTTGTCCCGCTCGAAGAACATCACATTCAGCGCAAAATCGAAAGCCTTGCCGCCTATCAATCGCAACGGTTCCGTTCCTACACCGGCGAAGATTTTATCCGTAGTCTTGCCCGGGTCCGGGGCGTTCAAGCCGGGGTCCAGTTTGCTGAAGCGTTTGAGGTGGTAAGATGGATATGGAAGTAA
- a CDS encoding glycosyltransferase family 2 protein — MNASLPLITIIIPCRNEENSIIRALQSIIDQDYPSHLIEIIVVDGNSEDNTLTRLQQFARAHSDRNICILSNPHRTTPYALNIGIAHARGEIIFTFGAHNRYSPNYISEAVRILNNTGAAAVGSVAATLPSSRTPVARAIARVLASPFGVGNSLMRIARNYHNIRAADTASCPGYRREVFTSLGTFNTGLVRNHDIEFNLRLRRTGRQILLAPSIKTYYYARSRLSDLFTNAFANGYWVIRGTRFATAPFTFRHLVPALFLITLLISGAAVFPLAHYLTRLNISPAFVLASTPLLLTAGSYLLLLIIFSTLTTPRLHHLPYYLITFPILHIGYGLGSLWALLTHWRHPPSVKAALSLKQQRS, encoded by the coding sequence ATGAACGCCTCCCTACCGCTGATCACCATCATCATTCCCTGTCGTAACGAAGAGAACTCCATCATCAGAGCACTTCAATCAATAATCGACCAGGACTACCCATCGCATCTCATCGAAATCATCGTCGTCGATGGTAATTCTGAAGACAACACCCTCACCCGGCTCCAGCAGTTTGCCCGCGCCCATTCCGACCGCAACATTTGTATCCTTTCCAACCCACATCGTACCACCCCTTATGCGTTAAACATTGGCATCGCCCACGCCCGCGGTGAAATCATATTTACCTTTGGCGCCCACAACCGTTACTCACCAAATTACATCTCGGAAGCGGTCCGTATTCTCAACAACACCGGTGCCGCAGCGGTAGGGTCTGTTGCTGCCACCCTTCCATCCAGCCGCACGCCGGTTGCTCGCGCCATCGCTCGTGTCCTCGCTTCGCCGTTTGGCGTCGGTAATTCACTGATGCGTATCGCTCGCAACTATCACAACATCCGCGCTGCCGACACCGCCTCCTGCCCTGGTTACCGGCGCGAGGTGTTCACATCTTTGGGCACCTTCAACACCGGACTTGTCCGCAACCACGACATCGAATTCAATCTCCGACTGCGTCGTACCGGCAGGCAAATCCTCCTCGCACCATCGATAAAAACCTACTACTATGCCCGCTCCCGTCTCAGCGACCTCTTCACCAACGCTTTTGCCAACGGTTACTGGGTCATTCGTGGCACCCGATTTGCGACCGCCCCGTTTACCTTTCGTCACCTCGTTCCAGCCCTGTTTCTAATAACCCTTCTCATATCCGGTGCTGCTGTTTTTCCCCTTGCCCATTACCTGACAAGACTCAACATAAGCCCCGCTTTTGTTCTTGCTTCAACACCGCTCCTTTTGACCGCCGGCAGTTACCTACTCCTTCTTATTATATTCTCTACGCTCACCACCCCTCGCCTGCATCACCTTCCATACTACCTCATCACCTTCCCTATCCTTCATATTGGCTACGGACTTGGTTCTCTCTGGGCGCTCCTGACACACTGGCGTCACCCGCCTTCAGTAAAAGCAGCGCTTTCCTTAAAACAGCAAAGGAGTTAA
- a CDS encoding O-antigen ligase family protein, translating to MNIITLLTLGFFCLALLLRYPEITLILFLFSGTFKSQFAALFPQAPDITVILALILITGTAFSVPAFLRTARAAKASTATSLKFSFDSSQIFNFLLTFFSLVVVMTLSAFADPDNSYGLEKTVRFATLTGLALFAPIVTVHSEKNLLRLLITFIIVALLMVALGQTTPEGLTAFGANHIATGRIIGLGFLGGLYFTLRSQPRTLTTVVVRVVMLIVNIVLGYGVFYSGSRGVLVALLCALGTAGLIAFYFRKGRNLILTGAATVIAIIVITSIFAPDAALTMNKRIRNTVSGPIDQTAHTRVIRAEAAIDMFRNHPFTGVGIGGFDQEFNPYQSERGDYPHNLFLEVAAELGIVGLLLITLLLFIPLRALFRGLAHGNRPITLLILTITVYLLVNALFSGDLNDNRFLFAALGLCLAAPRAATKASEITREGAAQWQPASAS from the coding sequence ATGAACATTATCACCCTCCTTACCCTCGGTTTTTTCTGTCTCGCTTTACTCCTCCGTTATCCCGAAATCACCCTGATATTGTTTCTCTTCTCCGGCACCTTCAAATCGCAGTTCGCCGCGCTGTTCCCTCAGGCACCGGACATCACCGTTATTCTGGCGCTTATCCTCATCACCGGAACTGCCTTCTCCGTTCCCGCATTCCTGCGCACTGCCCGTGCCGCAAAAGCGTCAACCGCAACCTCGCTCAAATTCTCTTTCGACTCCTCCCAGATTTTCAACTTCCTGCTAACCTTCTTCAGCCTCGTCGTTGTAATGACTCTATCCGCCTTTGCCGACCCCGACAACTCCTATGGTCTGGAAAAAACGGTTCGGTTCGCGACCCTGACCGGCCTTGCCTTATTTGCCCCGATAGTAACGGTCCATTCTGAGAAAAACCTCTTGCGCCTCCTCATTACCTTCATTATCGTCGCCCTCCTGATGGTTGCGCTCGGTCAAACCACGCCCGAGGGATTAACCGCGTTCGGTGCCAATCACATCGCCACCGGCAGAATCATCGGACTGGGTTTTCTCGGTGGCCTTTACTTTACCCTCCGTTCCCAGCCACGCACGCTGACAACCGTTGTCGTCCGCGTTGTTATGCTTATTGTCAACATCGTCCTTGGTTACGGGGTCTTTTACTCGGGCTCGCGCGGGGTATTGGTCGCCTTACTTTGCGCCCTTGGTACCGCCGGTCTAATCGCTTTCTATTTTCGAAAGGGCAGAAACCTTATCCTCACCGGCGCCGCAACCGTTATCGCCATCATTGTTATCACCTCCATCTTCGCCCCCGACGCCGCTTTGACGATGAACAAACGTATCCGCAACACCGTCTCCGGACCAATCGACCAGACCGCACACACCCGGGTCATTCGTGCCGAAGCGGCAATTGATATGTTTCGCAACCACCCTTTCACTGGCGTTGGCATCGGCGGCTTTGACCAGGAGTTCAACCCTTACCAAAGTGAACGGGGTGACTATCCCCACAACCTCTTTTTAGAGGTAGCGGCTGAACTGGGCATCGTCGGCTTACTCCTCATCACTTTACTTCTATTTATCCCGCTGCGCGCCCTGTTCAGAGGTCTCGCTCACGGCAACCGACCGATAACGCTCTTGATTTTAACCATCACCGTTTACTTACTGGTCAATGCCCTGTTCTCGGGTGACCTCAATGACAACCGTTTCCTATTCGCCGCTTTGGGTTTGTGCCTTGCCGCACCCAGGGCAGCAACCAAAGCCTCAGAAATTACCCGTGAAGGAGCAGCACAATGGCAACCCGCATCTGCATCCTGA